From a single Pongo pygmaeus isolate AG05252 chromosome 12, NHGRI_mPonPyg2-v2.0_pri, whole genome shotgun sequence genomic region:
- the UNC50 gene encoding protein unc-50 homolog, with protein MLPSTSVNSSVQGNGVLNSRDAARHTAGAKRYKYLRRLFRFRQMDFEFAAWQMLYLFTSPQRVYRNFHYRKQTKDQWARDDPAFLVLLSIWLCVSTVGFGFVLDMGFFETIKLLLWVVLIDCVGVGLLIATLMWFISNKYLVKRQSRDYDVEWGYAFDVHLNAFYPLLVILHFIQLFFINHVILTDTFIGYLVGNTLWLVAVGYYIYVTFLGYSALPFLKNTVILLYPFAPLILLYGLSLALGWNFTHTLCSFYKYRVK; from the exons ATGTTACCGAGTACTTCAGTGAATTCCTCAGTGCAGGGGAACGGAGTCTTGAATTCCAGGGATGCAGCAAGACACACAGCCGGAgcaaaacgctacaaatatctGAGAAGGCTTTTCCGCTTTCGGCAAATGGACTTTGAATTTGCTGCCTGGCAGATGCTCTACCTGTTCACCTCCCCACAGAGAGTTTACAGAAATTTTCATTATCGAAAACAGACAAAGGACCAGTGGGCCAGAGATGACCCTGCTTTCTTGGTCCTGTTAAGTATCTGGCTCTGTG TGTCCACTGTAGGATTTGGCTTTGTGCTGGACATGGGATTCTTTGAGACAATAAAGCTTCTCCTTTGGGTTGTACTCATAGATTGTGTAGGCGTTGGTCTTCTGATAGCAACTTTAATGTG GTTCATCTCTAACAAGTATTTAGTGAAACGACAGAGCAGAGACTATGATGTGGAATGGGGCTATGCTTTTGATGTGCATCTCAATGCTTTTTATCCACTCCTGGTCATTTTGCATTTTATCCAGCTTTTTTTCATCAACC ATGTTATCCTAACAGACACATTTATTGGATACTTAGTTGGAAATACCTTATGGTTGGTTGCAGTTGGCTATTATATCTATGTAACTTTCCTGGGATACAGtg cattgccattcttgaaaaatacagtaattcTTCTGTATCCATTTGCACCTCTGATTCTGCTCTACGGGCTGTCCCTGGCACTGGGATGGAACTTCACCCATACTCTCTGTTCTTTCTATAAGTACAGAGTGAAATAA